A genomic region of Pseudomonas sp. KU43P contains the following coding sequences:
- a CDS encoding FecR domain-containing protein — protein sequence MKTSAEMTPSPKAVKQAIHWMLSLRESGDDPALSQRCDRWRKANQEHEQAWQRVISLHQDLDLRTIPGAGVALQTLETSQRRLHRRQALKLLGGAALVGSASWLAQDLESVSGLVSDYVTATGEIRTIGLPDGSLLQLNTRSAVDVAFTDHQRMIRLNHGELMLTCSPTPYQGRPLLVQTRDTLLEGFEGRFVVRQDDDCTRISVSQGRVAFQRPGSAGLQWISSGQDWRVDALSAERLEQVDMDAGAWTEGLIVTRNMRLADFLSQVNRYRHGYLSCSDEIADLRLSGVYRLEDPDQLLQLLPQALPVRLRRRTRWWIRLEPVA from the coding sequence ATGAAGACGAGCGCTGAAATGACGCCCTCCCCCAAGGCCGTCAAACAGGCCATTCACTGGATGCTCAGCCTGCGCGAAAGCGGCGACGATCCCGCATTGTCGCAGCGGTGTGATCGATGGCGTAAAGCCAATCAGGAGCATGAGCAGGCCTGGCAACGGGTGATCAGCCTGCATCAGGATCTGGACTTGCGCACCATACCCGGGGCTGGCGTAGCCTTGCAGACACTGGAAACCAGCCAGCGACGACTGCATCGGCGACAGGCGCTCAAGCTGCTGGGCGGTGCTGCCCTGGTGGGTTCCGCGAGCTGGCTCGCGCAGGATCTGGAAAGCGTCAGCGGGTTGGTCTCGGACTATGTCACTGCGACTGGCGAGATTCGCACCATCGGTTTGCCAGATGGATCGTTGCTTCAGCTGAATACGCGCAGCGCTGTGGACGTTGCCTTTACCGATCACCAGCGGATGATCCGCCTCAATCACGGCGAACTGATGCTGACCTGTAGCCCCACGCCGTACCAAGGGCGCCCGTTGCTGGTACAGACGCGTGACACCTTGCTTGAAGGCTTCGAAGGGCGCTTTGTGGTACGCCAGGATGACGACTGCACGAGGATCAGCGTCAGCCAAGGCAGAGTCGCGTTTCAACGTCCAGGATCGGCCGGGCTGCAGTGGATAAGCAGCGGACAAGACTGGCGAGTTGATGCATTGAGCGCAGAACGCCTGGAACAGGTGGACATGGACGCCGGAGCCTGGACAGAAGGGCTGATCGTCACACGCAATATGCGTCTGGCCGATTTCCTTTCTCAGGTGAACCGTTATCGGCACGGCTACCTCAGCTGCAGTGATGAAATCGCCGACCTGCGCTTGTCGGGGGTCTATCGCCTGGAGGACCCGGATCAACTGCTGCAACTGCTGCCACAGGCTTTGCCAGTGCGGCTTCGGCGGCGTACGCGCTGGTGGATACGACTGGAACCTGTGGCTTGA
- a CDS encoding sigma-70 family RNA polymerase sigma factor — MPSNDSVHTLYSDHHSWLNTWLRSKLGNAADAADLAQDTFVRLLQRHEQPQLNAPRAFLRTIARGLVIDHWRREELHRAYLEALAHLPDGQVPSPEARELLLQLLERIAQMLDGLKPKVRRAFLLAQCEGLSHKAIAEQMGISLRSVERYVADALYHCYLLRYEDER, encoded by the coding sequence ATGCCCTCCAATGACTCCGTGCACACGCTCTACAGTGACCATCACAGCTGGCTGAACACATGGCTGCGCAGCAAGCTGGGCAATGCCGCGGATGCTGCGGACCTGGCCCAAGATACCTTCGTACGGTTGCTGCAGCGCCATGAGCAACCGCAGCTGAACGCGCCGCGTGCTTTCCTGCGCACCATTGCACGCGGCCTGGTCATTGACCACTGGCGGCGTGAAGAGCTGCACAGGGCTTACCTCGAAGCCTTGGCACACTTGCCCGATGGACAGGTTCCGTCGCCCGAAGCCCGCGAATTGCTGCTTCAGCTGCTCGAACGCATTGCGCAGATGCTCGACGGGCTCAAGCCCAAGGTACGCCGGGCGTTCCTACTGGCCCAATGCGAGGGGTTGAGTCACAAGGCCATTGCCGAGCAGATGGGCATCTCGCTGCGCTCGGTCGAACGGTATGTGGCCGATGCGCTCTACCATTGCTACCTGTTGCGCTATGAAGACGAGCGCTGA
- a CDS encoding GntR family transcriptional regulator: MAEKIKLSNVLASEQLPAHLARAVIEERVRNAILDGRLPPGTAVRQQELATLYGVSRMPVREALRQLEAQSLLKVEMHKGAVVAPLIGEDAVDTYALRVLLESEALRQSIPLLEADDIARARGYIQQLENETRHAEIGRLNRLFHMALYGKAPNQKLLRLIENELNEEERFLRFHLSSMGLGKLTQDDHNALADAASDKRVDEAVRVLEQHLNNGARVIRNYLDTQLTP, translated from the coding sequence GTGGCCGAGAAAATCAAACTGAGCAACGTGCTGGCCAGCGAACAACTGCCGGCGCACCTGGCCCGTGCCGTGATCGAAGAGCGCGTGCGCAACGCTATCCTCGATGGTCGCCTGCCGCCAGGCACCGCCGTGCGCCAACAGGAACTCGCCACCCTGTATGGGGTTAGCCGAATGCCTGTGCGCGAGGCCTTGCGCCAGCTGGAGGCGCAATCGTTGCTGAAAGTGGAGATGCACAAAGGCGCAGTCGTGGCGCCCTTGATCGGCGAAGACGCAGTCGATACCTACGCCTTGCGGGTGTTGCTGGAGTCCGAGGCACTACGCCAGTCCATTCCCCTGCTCGAGGCCGACGATATCGCCCGGGCCCGTGGTTACATACAGCAGCTGGAAAACGAAACACGCCATGCCGAAATCGGACGCCTCAACCGGCTGTTCCACATGGCTCTGTATGGCAAGGCACCCAACCAGAAGCTACTGCGCCTGATCGAGAACGAACTCAACGAGGAAGAGCGCTTCTTGCGGTTCCATCTGTCGTCGATGGGGCTGGGAAAGCTTACCCAGGATGATCACAACGCGCTGGCGGACGCAGCCAGCGACAAGCGGGTAGATGAGGCCGTGAGGGTACTGGAGCAGCACCTGAACAATGGCGCTCGGGTGATTCGCAATTATCTGGATACACAACTGACGCCGTGA
- the lapG gene encoding cysteine protease LapG: protein MAIPWVLTTAVRRVGLAALLGSLLLGGLHADWDFSAISRKSQALYGQLGAGKGRIDAWQNLMATQDQGSELQRLQVVNLFFNQQLRYVEDIDLWHEVDYWATPIQALIKGAGDCEDYAIAKYFTLRRMGIPSDKLRITYVKALRQNRAHMVLTYYSNPQAQPLVLDSLMDAIKPANQRTDLLPVYAFNGEGLWLTGATGNKKVGDTKRLSRWQDLLKKMQAEGFPAEPVY, encoded by the coding sequence GTGGCGATACCCTGGGTACTCACAACCGCGGTGCGACGTGTCGGCCTTGCTGCCCTGTTGGGCAGCTTGTTGCTGGGCGGCCTGCACGCGGATTGGGATTTTTCCGCGATCAGTCGCAAGTCCCAGGCGCTGTATGGCCAACTTGGCGCGGGCAAGGGCCGTATCGATGCCTGGCAGAACCTCATGGCCACGCAAGACCAGGGTTCGGAGCTCCAGCGGCTGCAGGTGGTGAATCTGTTCTTCAACCAGCAGTTGCGCTACGTCGAAGACATCGACCTGTGGCACGAAGTCGACTACTGGGCCACCCCCATACAGGCCCTGATCAAAGGCGCGGGCGATTGCGAGGATTATGCCATCGCCAAGTATTTCACCCTGAGGCGGATGGGCATCCCCAGCGACAAACTGCGCATCACCTACGTCAAGGCCCTGCGCCAGAACCGCGCGCACATGGTGCTGACCTATTATTCAAACCCACAGGCACAGCCACTTGTGCTCGACAGCCTGATGGATGCGATCAAGCCGGCTAACCAACGGACCGATCTGTTGCCGGTTTACGCGTTCAACGGCGAAGGCCTGTGGCTGACCGGCGCGACAGGCAACAAGAAAGTCGGTGACACCAAGCGCCTGTCCCGCTGGCAGGACTTGCTGAAGAAAATGCAGGCCGAAGGGTTCCCGGCCGAACCGGTTTACTGA
- the lapD gene encoding cyclic di-GMP receptor LapD → MSLFKQLLLAICLFLVVAFGGSFMVSLESSRSQYVNQLRSHAQDAATALALSLTPNIDDPAMVELMVSSIFDSGYYASIKVIDLGSNAVLVERHAEPDPAGVPAWFIRMIGLEAAGGDAIVSRGWQQAARVEVISHPMFAIAKLWQSALGSLGWLLLCGVASAVLGALLLRRQLRPLDYMVEQSHAIARREFLSLPELPRTPELRRVVQAMNQMVEKLKALFSEQAERSERLRNESYQDSLTGLSNRRYFEMQLSTRVSNLEEGRAGYLLLLRVQDLTGLNARLGGQPTDQLLQAVGEQLRRTCAKFPETKDLISRIRGGEFAVLAPGMVHEEAVQLAQALEATLQTLRETGATDVDPVACIGLAPFSPGDAPQALLKLADEALARAENQPTPGWVCLEQGAATVAGDNHHEWHARLDQAFVNGQFELYFQPVVDCQATQRVLHYKVISRLHDAQTEALSAGRFLPWLERFGWMPRLDVLVLEKVLAHLHGHDQVLALNLSAATLADPKALQRIYELLGQHSALGARLIFEIGEEQLPEQSMLELLTRRLRELGIGLGLQRFGGRFSMIGNLAHLGLAYLKIDGSYIRNIDQEQHKRLFIEAIQRAAHSIDLPLIAERVETRGELQILQEMGVEGVQGQLIGEPAPWR, encoded by the coding sequence ATGTCACTGTTCAAACAATTGCTGTTGGCTATTTGCCTGTTCCTTGTGGTCGCGTTCGGCGGCAGTTTCATGGTCAGCCTGGAAAGCTCGCGCAGCCAGTACGTCAACCAGTTGCGCTCGCATGCCCAGGACGCGGCCACCGCGTTGGCGTTGTCGTTGACGCCGAACATCGATGACCCCGCCATGGTAGAGCTGATGGTCAGCTCGATCTTCGACAGTGGCTACTACGCGAGCATCAAGGTCATCGACCTTGGCTCGAATGCCGTCCTGGTGGAGCGCCACGCCGAGCCGGACCCCGCGGGTGTTCCGGCTTGGTTCATCCGCATGATCGGTCTGGAGGCAGCCGGTGGCGATGCCATCGTCAGTCGTGGCTGGCAGCAGGCCGCGCGGGTCGAGGTAATCAGCCACCCGATGTTCGCCATTGCCAAGCTCTGGCAGAGCGCGCTGGGCAGCCTGGGCTGGTTACTGCTTTGTGGGGTGGCGAGCGCGGTGCTCGGCGCGTTGCTGCTACGCCGTCAGCTGCGGCCTCTGGACTACATGGTCGAACAGTCCCATGCCATTGCCCGCCGTGAGTTTCTCAGCCTGCCGGAGCTGCCGCGCACGCCCGAGTTGCGCCGGGTGGTGCAGGCAATGAACCAGATGGTCGAGAAGCTCAAGGCATTGTTCTCCGAGCAGGCCGAACGCAGCGAGCGGCTGCGTAACGAGTCCTATCAGGACAGCCTGACGGGGCTGTCCAACCGGCGTTACTTCGAGATGCAGCTCAGTACTCGAGTCAGCAACCTGGAGGAAGGGCGTGCCGGTTACCTGCTGTTGCTGCGTGTTCAGGACCTCACCGGACTTAACGCTCGCCTGGGCGGCCAGCCTACCGATCAGCTGTTGCAGGCAGTAGGCGAACAACTGCGGCGTACCTGTGCCAAGTTCCCGGAAACCAAAGACCTGATTTCCCGCATTCGCGGTGGTGAATTCGCCGTGCTGGCGCCCGGCATGGTGCACGAAGAGGCGGTGCAGCTTGCTCAGGCTCTGGAGGCGACGTTGCAAACCCTGCGCGAAACCGGCGCCACTGATGTCGATCCGGTGGCGTGTATCGGCCTTGCGCCGTTCAGCCCCGGCGATGCACCGCAAGCGTTGTTGAAACTTGCTGATGAGGCCCTGGCCCGTGCCGAGAACCAGCCGACACCGGGCTGGGTGTGCCTTGAGCAAGGTGCAGCAACGGTGGCGGGCGACAATCATCACGAATGGCATGCACGACTCGATCAGGCCTTCGTCAACGGCCAGTTCGAGTTGTATTTCCAACCGGTAGTGGATTGCCAAGCGACACAGCGTGTATTGCATTACAAGGTCATCTCGCGGCTGCACGATGCCCAGACCGAGGCATTGTCCGCCGGCCGTTTCCTGCCCTGGCTGGAGCGTTTTGGATGGATGCCGCGGCTGGATGTATTGGTATTGGAAAAAGTGCTGGCGCACCTGCATGGCCATGATCAGGTGCTGGCGCTCAACCTGTCGGCGGCAACCCTGGCCGATCCAAAGGCGCTGCAACGGATTTATGAGCTACTGGGGCAGCACTCGGCATTGGGCGCGCGCTTGATCTTTGAAATCGGCGAGGAACAGCTGCCTGAGCAAAGCATGCTCGAGCTCCTGACCCGGCGCCTGCGCGAGCTTGGTATTGGGCTGGGGCTGCAGCGCTTCGGTGGCCGGTTCAGCATGATTGGCAATCTGGCGCACTTGGGCTTGGCCTACCTGAAGATCGACGGAAGTTATATCCGCAACATCGACCAGGAGCAGCACAAG